The following proteins are encoded in a genomic region of Desulfosporosinus youngiae DSM 17734:
- a CDS encoding spore coat protein, giving the protein MIQEKIMVNDVLSSVKSNLTCYANTITECANPTLRSAIQQIRNNDEASQYKLFQMAQAKGYYKPALMAKDEEVQQTKSQLTGH; this is encoded by the coding sequence ATGATACAAGAAAAAATAATGGTCAACGATGTACTTTCCTCTGTAAAGAGCAATCTGACATGCTACGCCAACACCATCACCGAGTGTGCGAACCCAACACTGCGTTCCGCCATTCAACAGATCCGTAATAACGATGAAGCATCGCAGTATAAGCTGTTCCAGATGGCACAGGCTAAAGGGTATTATAAGCCCGCTCTCATGGCTAAGGACGAGGAAGTGCAGCAGACTAAATCCCAGCTTACCGGCCACTAA
- a CDS encoding sporulation protein, producing the protein MFKKIMAGLGIDGANVNFVIDNDVVELGGVVSGNVYISGGSIDQVITEITIALEVFSKYKAGDQTRHVHQEIASGIVASQLMVKANSPEISIPIRFELPYNIPVSTPYTRYQFRTNLDIPNAVDAKDIDGITIRPNHFVQCLFDAISLLGFRSKAGSGSFNGRFQEFEYVPTKLLKGKLDELEVYFEAQEDGINIMLQIDKKVRGFFASAIDDLDLDERHVSFYLAKNQLVNPEQTADILARIIQQEYSKI; encoded by the coding sequence GTGTTTAAAAAAATCATGGCTGGCTTAGGTATTGATGGCGCAAACGTGAATTTTGTCATTGATAATGATGTTGTAGAACTTGGCGGTGTAGTAAGCGGAAACGTCTATATTAGCGGCGGATCGATTGATCAGGTTATAACAGAGATAACAATTGCCTTAGAGGTATTCTCAAAGTATAAAGCGGGCGACCAAACAAGACATGTACATCAGGAAATAGCCAGCGGGATTGTTGCAAGCCAATTGATGGTTAAAGCAAATTCGCCTGAAATCAGCATCCCAATTCGGTTTGAACTGCCCTATAATATTCCGGTATCAACGCCGTATACCAGATACCAGTTTAGGACAAACCTGGATATACCCAATGCAGTTGATGCAAAGGATATTGATGGGATTACCATACGCCCCAATCACTTTGTCCAATGCTTATTTGATGCCATAAGTTTACTCGGTTTCAGGTCTAAAGCCGGATCAGGTTCCTTCAATGGGAGGTTCCAGGAGTTCGAATATGTTCCGACTAAGCTGCTTAAAGGGAAACTTGATGAGCTTGAAGTTTACTTTGAAGCCCAAGAAGATGGGATAAATATTATGCTTCAGATTGATAAAAAAGTCAGAGGATTTTTCGCCAGTGCTATCGACGATTTGGACCTTGACGAAAGGCATGTCAGTTTTTACCTTGCGAAAAACCAGTTAGTAAACCCTGAACAAACTGCTGATATTTTGGCAAGAATTATTCAGCAGGAATATTCAAAGATTTAA
- a CDS encoding damage-control phosphatase ARMT1 family protein, whose protein sequence is MNVVLDCIPCYIKQSINTLAQTEITEDKAREIIHQTLSLFPHLDPQGTPAENSTIILRKVNELLGIKDPFHKAKKESNDLALKLLPQLKERIRQSTDPLFITLKIAVAGNIIDMGILKEFDVEGTIEEAMVKDFARDDYASFEQKLKGAREILILGDNSGEIAFDRLLAEQLLESGIKVTYAVKDRPILNDATMEDAAYVGMTEQVRVISNGSGFLGTILKDCSEEFKQAYKKADLVISKGQANYESLEGLGKEDRRLYFLLRAKCEIVAKNLGVQLGEMVFCCS, encoded by the coding sequence GTGAACGTTGTCCTGGATTGTATTCCTTGCTATATAAAGCAATCGATTAATACGTTAGCACAAACTGAAATTACTGAGGATAAAGCGAGGGAAATCATCCATCAGACCCTGTCCCTATTTCCTCATTTGGATCCGCAAGGTACTCCGGCAGAGAATTCGACGATTATTCTTAGAAAGGTCAATGAGCTTTTGGGCATTAAGGACCCTTTTCATAAGGCCAAGAAGGAATCCAATGACTTAGCCCTTAAACTTCTGCCCCAGTTAAAAGAGCGGATACGGCAAAGTACGGATCCGCTGTTTATCACCCTCAAAATTGCGGTCGCAGGTAATATCATCGATATGGGTATCCTGAAGGAGTTTGATGTTGAGGGGACTATAGAGGAGGCCATGGTGAAGGATTTTGCCCGGGATGATTACGCATCTTTCGAGCAAAAACTAAAAGGCGCTCGGGAGATATTAATTCTGGGTGATAACAGCGGGGAAATTGCTTTCGATAGACTATTAGCTGAACAGCTGTTAGAATCCGGGATCAAGGTGACCTATGCGGTTAAGGACCGGCCGATTTTAAATGATGCCACGATGGAAGATGCTGCTTATGTAGGTATGACTGAGCAAGTCCGTGTAATTTCTAATGGCAGCGGTTTTTTAGGAACCATCCTCAAAGATTGTTCGGAAGAATTCAAACAAGCTTATAAAAAGGCTGATCTAGTGATCAGTAAAGGGCAGGCTAATTATGAATCCTTAGAAGGGCTTGGCAAAGAGGATAGACGGCTGTATTTTTTACTGAGAGCAAAGTGTGAGATTGTTGCGAAAAACTTAGGAGTTCAACTTGGTGAAATGGTCTTTTGCTGCAGTTAA
- a CDS encoding TetR/AcrR family transcriptional regulator, producing MSQTKRQEQKELTRQRIMDTAFRIYAVNGFSTPTNIIAQEAGVSHGAIFVHFPTKEVLQLHVLERFAKEVGDKLHGLSTTSEDISELLYAHISILQKHEAFYRKMILEIASLPNETREILISLQSTMSWHFSVVIEQSQKAGLIKKIPLHMLFNTWIALLHYYLQNADLFAPGASVLDCCRDELINTFVTLISK from the coding sequence GTGTCGCAAACAAAACGTCAAGAGCAAAAAGAGCTTACGCGACAGCGGATTATGGATACGGCATTCCGTATATATGCAGTAAATGGATTTTCTACTCCTACAAATATAATTGCACAAGAAGCCGGGGTATCTCATGGAGCAATCTTTGTTCACTTTCCCACAAAAGAAGTTTTACAGCTTCATGTCTTGGAACGGTTTGCAAAAGAAGTCGGGGATAAGCTGCATGGCCTTTCTACAACGAGTGAAGATATTTCCGAATTGCTTTATGCTCATATCAGTATTTTGCAAAAACATGAAGCATTCTACCGGAAAATGATTTTGGAAATTGCATCTTTACCAAACGAAACAAGGGAAATCCTTATTTCTCTGCAATCAACAATGTCATGGCATTTTAGCGTTGTGATCGAACAATCACAGAAAGCGGGGCTTATTAAGAAAATCCCCTTGCATATGTTGTTCAATACTTGGATTGCTTTATTACATTATTATTTGCAAAATGCTGACTTGTTTGCCCCCGGTGCATCGGTTCTGGATTGCTGTCGGGATGAATTGATAAACACTTTTGTTACACTCATTTCAAAATAA
- a CDS encoding TetR/AcrR family transcriptional regulator encodes MSGKKSEEKQSFIAEARRSQIIEAAITTLDEIGYVNASLAQIAKRAGISTALISYHFKDKNDLMDHTLMALLAGSTSYVLERTNAETTVREKLHAYISSSLAYQGTHPKHNTALLEIIFNARTPDNIPYYKLGDDEDEEELLLLELKQILLDGQSKGEFRRFNVHVMASAINGAIGEYMFVANPNLTSKVDLESYSAELVEIFDKTILNDREESNN; translated from the coding sequence ATGAGCGGTAAAAAGTCAGAGGAAAAGCAATCCTTCATTGCAGAGGCACGGCGTTCCCAGATAATTGAAGCAGCAATTACTACCTTGGATGAAATAGGATACGTAAACGCTAGTCTTGCCCAAATAGCTAAAAGGGCTGGTATCAGCACGGCTTTAATTTCTTATCATTTCAAAGATAAGAATGATTTAATGGATCATACCCTTATGGCGCTCTTAGCAGGCTCTACATCATATGTGCTGGAAAGAACCAATGCGGAAACGACCGTCCGGGAGAAGCTTCACGCCTACATTTCTTCCAGCCTCGCCTACCAGGGTACTCACCCTAAGCATAATACTGCCTTGCTGGAGATTATATTTAATGCCCGGACTCCCGACAACATCCCCTATTATAAGCTGGGTGATGATGAAGACGAAGAAGAACTTCTCTTGTTGGAACTGAAGCAAATTCTGCTCGATGGTCAAAGCAAAGGTGAATTTCGCCGGTTCAATGTTCATGTCATGGCTAGCGCCATCAATGGAGCGATCGGGGAGTATATGTTTGTCGCCAACCCTAATCTTACTTCTAAAGTCGACTTGGAATCTTATAGCGCCGAACTCGTGGAGATATTTGACAAAACAATCCTTAATGATCGGGAAGAGAGTAATAATTGA
- a CDS encoding zinc ribbon domain-containing protein — protein MKTCIACGMPMNDITEFAMNDSSKDYCVHCSRPDGSMQSFEEKRSSLTNFIVKTQGFDKNAALKMAEAMMKKLPVWAEYFT, from the coding sequence ATGAAAACTTGTATTGCTTGCGGTATGCCTATGAATGACATAACTGAATTTGCAATGAACGACAGCTCAAAAGATTATTGTGTTCATTGTTCCCGACCGGATGGGTCAATGCAGTCTTTTGAGGAAAAGAGAAGTTCGCTGACAAACTTTATCGTAAAAACACAAGGGTTTGATAAAAATGCGGCCTTGAAAATGGCAGAAGCCATGATGAAAAAACTGCCCGTTTGGGCTGAATACTTCACATGA
- a CDS encoding YkgJ family cysteine cluster protein, protein MNHRRLVLKEDSEFKFHCHDGLECFKKCCRDISIYLTPYDVLRMKNFLGLSSGEFLEKYTLKLHVPQTGFTVVYIKMSEEDDLKCPFITPKGCQVYLERPWSCRIAPVDMLGGGKYSFIFESSRCHGLNEEKSQTIKEWVCDQGLEIYEEMEQGFPEIANYLKPTGDKETDERMTELSFMACYDLDQFRNFLMNNPSLIEQMNIKEEGFERIKQDDVQLMKFGFKLLSLGSDRLKALLPGELN, encoded by the coding sequence ATGAATCACAGACGTTTAGTTCTGAAGGAAGACAGTGAGTTTAAATTTCATTGCCATGATGGACTGGAATGCTTTAAAAAATGTTGCCGGGATATCAGTATATATTTAACGCCTTATGATGTCCTAAGGATGAAAAATTTCCTGGGCCTTTCTTCAGGAGAATTTCTGGAAAAATACACTTTAAAATTACACGTGCCTCAAACAGGCTTCACCGTTGTGTATATTAAGATGTCCGAGGAGGATGACCTTAAATGTCCGTTCATTACGCCCAAGGGATGTCAGGTTTACCTTGAGCGGCCCTGGTCCTGCCGGATTGCGCCAGTGGACATGCTGGGCGGGGGAAAGTATTCTTTTATTTTTGAAAGCTCCCGCTGCCATGGGCTAAATGAGGAAAAGTCACAAACTATCAAGGAATGGGTTTGTGATCAAGGTTTAGAGATTTACGAAGAAATGGAACAGGGTTTTCCAGAGATAGCTAACTACTTAAAACCTACGGGTGACAAGGAAACGGACGAAAGGATGACTGAACTTTCCTTTATGGCCTGCTACGATCTGGACCAATTCAGGAATTTTTTAATGAACAATCCTTCCTTAATTGAACAAATGAATATAAAAGAAGAGGGGTTTGAGCGGATTAAGCAAGATGATGTTCAGCTGATGAAATTTGGTTTTAAGCTCCTATCTTTAGGATCGGATCGGCTAAAAGCCCTGCTGCCTGGTGAATTAAATTGA
- a CDS encoding DUF2225 domain-containing protein: protein MLDIKKLAKVCTVQRFRANDIIFQEGDPGSEMFIILTGSVKVLISAPNGNKMVVSQLKAGDIFGEMALLEGLQRSATVQAVEETTTVAVNECNFESVIGQEPSLALRIMRSLSERIRKQNLELASYKEQLSLVFPKSDVSPPQYTAEIREEHKPDDSTECDGLGDLILHAGNYINVVSPFNDSAYLYEKEIVCPVCSQTNNSKLIRSSKLKLKRVEPDYRHVHTDFEPLWYIIWVCPHCYYANFSADFSNIADRDKNRIRELSGKVKERFGRLPAHPTLTQVLTGYYLTLFWLEQMTAPDPEKLGKLWLRLSWLYQDRQEAEMTMTATRKALDYFIKRIDNSTTKTTNAEDQYFYLLVGELSLKIGNIKEARNYFRQSIIVNGGNERMKQQAQNRIQELRALV from the coding sequence TTGTTAGATATCAAAAAGCTGGCAAAAGTATGTACGGTTCAAAGGTTTAGAGCAAATGATATAATCTTCCAAGAAGGCGACCCTGGGTCGGAAATGTTTATTATTCTAACAGGGAGCGTTAAAGTACTGATTTCAGCCCCAAATGGCAATAAGATGGTGGTTTCCCAGCTCAAAGCAGGGGATATCTTCGGGGAAATGGCACTATTAGAAGGGCTGCAGCGCAGTGCCACGGTCCAGGCAGTTGAAGAAACAACCACGGTTGCGGTTAATGAGTGCAACTTTGAAAGCGTTATTGGTCAGGAACCTTCTTTGGCCTTAAGAATAATGAGAAGCTTAAGTGAACGTATAAGAAAGCAAAATCTTGAATTAGCCAGTTACAAGGAGCAATTAAGCCTTGTTTTCCCTAAATCGGATGTGAGCCCTCCGCAGTATACAGCGGAAATCAGAGAAGAACATAAGCCGGATGACTCAACGGAATGTGATGGGCTAGGTGACCTTATACTACATGCCGGAAACTATATTAATGTGGTATCACCATTCAATGATTCAGCCTATTTGTATGAAAAGGAAATTGTCTGCCCTGTCTGCAGCCAAACAAACAACTCAAAACTTATTAGATCTTCAAAGCTTAAGCTGAAGAGGGTTGAGCCGGATTATCGTCATGTTCACACGGATTTCGAACCTTTATGGTATATCATATGGGTTTGCCCTCATTGTTACTATGCAAATTTCAGTGCTGATTTCTCAAATATAGCAGATCGGGATAAAAACCGAATCAGGGAGCTATCAGGTAAGGTAAAAGAGAGGTTCGGAAGGTTGCCGGCCCATCCAACCTTAACCCAGGTATTGACTGGATATTATTTAACGTTATTCTGGCTTGAGCAAATGACAGCACCAGACCCGGAAAAGCTTGGGAAACTCTGGCTGAGGCTTTCTTGGCTGTACCAGGATAGGCAAGAAGCAGAAATGACTATGACTGCCACCCGGAAAGCCTTAGATTATTTCATAAAACGAATAGATAATTCGACGACTAAGACTACAAATGCAGAAGATCAATATTTTTATCTGCTTGTCGGGGAATTAAGCCTCAAGATCGGGAACATTAAGGAGGCAAGAAACTATTTCCGCCAGTCCATTATTGTCAACGGCGGAAATGAGCGAATGAAACAGCAAGCTCAAAATCGTATTCAGGAGCTAAGAGCGTTGGTATAG